The Corylus avellana chromosome ca8, CavTom2PMs-1.0 genome has a segment encoding these proteins:
- the LOC132190835 gene encoding uncharacterized protein LOC132190835, which translates to MDIPVYEAAPLKMDQLMDAIGRLVLALDHDRVTSFDGRSDHINAENWLNDMEELLTTTGCTNEQKVAYTTYKLTGEAKLWWQVVQEAKALEFLDLAQGSMQVIEYATKFLQLSRFGMYLISNEEKKEKKFEWGLNTRIRTMLTCFDICDFPQLVDQALIYEESLKENALEYVDQKRRAQGPGTLVGGVGPAKRMEVES; encoded by the exons ATGGACATTCCAGTCTACGAAGCAGCGCCCTTAAAAATGGATCAATTGATGGATGCGATTGGCCGGTTGGTGTTGGCTTTAGATCATGATAGGGTCACAAG TTTTGATGGTAGGAGCGATCATATCAATGCAGAGAACTGGCTAAATGATATGGAGGAATTGTTGACTACTACTGGGTGCACCAATGAGCAGAAGGTGGCTTACACTACTTATAAGCTAACTGGGGAGGCTAAACTCTGGTGGCAAG TCGTTCAGGAGGCGAAGGCATTAGAATTCTTGGACTTGGCCCAGGGAAGTATGCAGGTGATTGAGTACGCAACTAAGTTTCTTCAGCTGTCAAGGTTCGGCATGTACCTCATTTCgaatgaggagaagaaggaaaagaagttTGAATGGGGTCTAAATACCCGTATTCGAACAATGCTGACCTGCTTTGACATCTGTGATTTCCCCCAGTTGGTGGATCAGGCTTTGATCTATGAAGAGAGTTTAAAGGAGAATGCATTGGAATATGTGGATCAGAAGAGGAGGGCTCAAGGACCTGGTACTTTGGTAGGAGGAGTTGGGCCAGCTAAGAGGATGGAAGTGGAGAGTTAG